In a genomic window of Dyadobacter fermentans DSM 18053:
- the pheA gene encoding prephenate dehydratase, protein MELQDLRNRIDGLDDQLLSILNERMELVKKVGELKRSSQSIIYRPEREKQILDRLAQHNNGLLSRQAIDAIFFEIFAVSRNLELPERISYLGPEGSFTHQAAESRFGAMSEYLVLPTIHSVFESVETGRAKFGVVPIENNQEGIVVETVDFLREKNLSIVAEMLLKVHFTFASQSDTLKSIKRIYSKDIAFRQCGKFISEYLEGMGIELIPVDSTSKAAKLASEEPDAAAICSSISARLFGVPILFDNIEDSDQNQTRFLILAKDFTNVKSSDDKTTIIANLPNTNRPGVLYEFLKDFNDRGINLTKIESRPLRGEASFRAWFLVEFLGHMDDPQVREIMHKYGTHLKWLGSYVKVA, encoded by the coding sequence GTGGAATTACAAGATTTAAGAAACAGAATCGACGGGCTGGACGACCAGCTGCTGAGCATTTTGAACGAGCGTATGGAGCTTGTCAAAAAAGTAGGCGAGCTGAAACGGTCTTCCCAGTCGATCATCTACCGCCCCGAAAGAGAAAAGCAAATTCTCGACCGGCTCGCGCAGCATAACAACGGGTTACTCTCCCGGCAGGCGATCGACGCCATTTTCTTCGAAATTTTTGCCGTATCCCGCAACCTGGAACTGCCTGAGCGGATCTCCTACCTTGGGCCGGAAGGTAGCTTTACGCACCAGGCGGCCGAAAGCCGCTTCGGCGCCATGAGCGAATATTTGGTTTTGCCTACCATCCATTCGGTTTTTGAAAGTGTAGAAACCGGCCGTGCCAAATTCGGCGTGGTGCCGATCGAAAATAACCAGGAAGGGATTGTGGTAGAAACAGTGGATTTCTTGCGTGAGAAGAACTTGTCCATTGTGGCCGAAATGCTTCTCAAAGTGCATTTCACATTCGCGTCGCAATCCGATACCCTGAAATCCATCAAAAGGATTTATTCCAAAGACATTGCATTCCGGCAATGCGGGAAGTTCATCAGCGAATACCTCGAAGGCATGGGCATCGAGCTCATTCCTGTGGATTCTACGTCCAAAGCCGCGAAACTCGCTTCGGAAGAGCCGGATGCAGCGGCTATTTGTTCATCCATTTCGGCCCGGCTGTTTGGCGTACCCATTCTTTTCGACAATATCGAAGACAGCGATCAGAACCAGACCCGCTTCCTGATCCTCGCGAAAGACTTTACCAATGTGAAGAGCAGCGACGACAAAACGACGATCATCGCCAACCTGCCCAACACCAACCGCCCGGGTGTGCTCTACGAATTCCTGAAAGACTTCAACGACCGGGGCATTAACCTCACCAAGATCGAAAGCCGGCCGTTACGCGGCGAGGCGTCGTTCCGCGCGTGGTTCCTGGTGGAGTTCCTCGGACATATGGACGACCCGCAAGTGCGCGAGATCATGCATAAGTACGGCACGCATTTGAAATGGCTCGGAAGCTACGTGAAAGTTGCCTAG
- a CDS encoding DNA topoisomerase IV subunit B gives MESTNVQYDESSIRSLDWKEHIRLRPGMYIGKLGDGSSVDDGIYVLVKEVVDNSIDEHMMGNGKTIEIKISEHRVEVRDYGRGIPLGKVVDCVSKINTGGKYDSGAFQKSVGLNGVGTKAVNALSSHFKVQSYRDGKTKSAEFNQGALLNESPEGTTSQRNGTHVAFEPDGTIFKNFRYIPQYLDNMIWNYCYLNAGLTINFNGQKYFSQNGLLDLLKSKSDAETLRYPIIHLKGEDIELAMTHGNQYGEEYYSFVNGQYTTQGGTHLAAFREAVVKAVREHFGKDYAPEDIRSSIIGAIAIRVQEPVFESQTKTKLGSNTITPDPNSTTVRTFVNDFVKERLDNFLHMNPESRDALKKRIEQSERERKELAGIKKLANDRAKKANLHNKKLRDCRVHLTDLKSDNRYETTLFITEGDSASGSITKSRDIQTQAVFSLRGKPLNSFGLTKKIVYENEEFNLLQHALDVENGVENLRFNRIIIATDADVDGMHIRLLLMTFFLQFFPDLVRNGHLFVLETPLFRVRNKKETIYCYSEEEKQAAIDKLGNKPEITRFKGLGEISPEEFGKFIGEDMRVEPVILQKETSIQKLLSYFMGKNTPERQRFIIDNLKVEKNVDELALAG, from the coding sequence ATGGAAAGTACAAATGTTCAGTACGACGAGAGCAGTATCCGGTCGCTTGACTGGAAAGAACATATCCGCCTGAGGCCCGGGATGTACATCGGAAAGCTCGGCGACGGCTCGTCGGTGGACGATGGAATTTACGTTCTTGTGAAAGAAGTGGTCGATAACTCGATCGATGAACACATGATGGGCAATGGCAAAACGATTGAAATCAAGATTTCCGAGCACCGCGTGGAAGTGCGCGACTACGGCCGCGGCATTCCGCTGGGCAAGGTGGTGGATTGCGTTTCGAAGATCAACACCGGCGGGAAGTACGATTCGGGCGCATTTCAGAAGTCGGTCGGCCTGAATGGCGTGGGTACCAAGGCGGTTAATGCGCTTTCGAGCCATTTCAAGGTGCAGTCGTACCGCGACGGCAAGACCAAAAGTGCCGAGTTTAACCAGGGCGCATTGCTGAACGAATCGCCGGAAGGCACTACCAGCCAGCGCAATGGCACGCACGTGGCGTTTGAGCCGGACGGCACTATTTTCAAGAATTTCAGGTACATTCCGCAGTACCTGGACAACATGATCTGGAATTACTGCTACCTGAATGCCGGGTTGACGATCAATTTCAACGGGCAGAAATACTTTTCCCAAAACGGCCTGCTCGACCTCCTGAAAAGCAAATCCGACGCCGAAACGCTGCGTTATCCGATCATTCATCTCAAAGGAGAGGACATTGAACTGGCGATGACTCATGGCAATCAATATGGTGAGGAATACTACTCTTTTGTGAATGGTCAGTATACGACACAAGGAGGTACCCATCTCGCTGCATTCAGGGAAGCGGTTGTGAAGGCGGTGCGTGAACATTTCGGGAAAGATTACGCGCCGGAAGACATTCGCTCATCGATCATCGGCGCCATTGCAATCCGCGTCCAGGAGCCTGTTTTCGAGTCTCAAACCAAAACCAAACTCGGTTCCAACACCATCACGCCAGATCCTAACAGCACCACTGTGAGGACATTTGTTAACGATTTCGTAAAGGAAAGGCTCGACAACTTCCTGCACATGAACCCCGAATCGCGCGACGCATTGAAGAAGCGGATCGAGCAGTCGGAGCGGGAACGGAAAGAGCTGGCAGGCATTAAAAAACTTGCCAACGACCGGGCGAAAAAAGCGAATTTGCACAACAAGAAACTTCGCGACTGCCGCGTTCACCTCACCGATCTGAAAAGCGACAATCGTTACGAAACCACGCTTTTTATTACCGAAGGAGATTCGGCCAGCGGTTCGATCACCAAGTCGCGTGACATTCAGACGCAGGCCGTGTTCAGTTTGCGCGGAAAACCGCTGAACTCATTTGGGCTTACCAAGAAGATCGTGTACGAAAACGAGGAATTCAACCTGCTTCAACATGCATTGGATGTGGAAAATGGTGTGGAAAACCTGCGCTTCAACCGCATTATCATCGCGACCGACGCCGATGTGGACGGAATGCACATCCGCTTGCTGCTGATGACCTTTTTCCTGCAATTCTTCCCCGACCTGGTGCGGAACGGGCATTTGTTTGTGCTTGAAACACCATTGTTCCGCGTCCGCAACAAGAAGGAAACCATCTATTGTTACAGCGAGGAGGAAAAGCAGGCGGCGATCGACAAGCTGGGCAACAAGCCGGAAATCACCCGCTTTAAAGGATTGGGCGAAATCTCACCGGAGGAATTCGGCAAGTTTATCGGCGAAGACATGCGTGTGGAGCCGGTGATCCTGCAAAAAGAAACATCCATTCAAAAACTGCTGAGTTATTTTATGGGTAAAAATACGCCTGAAAGACAGCGGTTTATCATCGACAACCTCAAAGTAGAGAAGAACGTTGACGAACTTGCGCTCGCCGGATAG
- a CDS encoding SLBB domain-containing protein, whose product MNRSRLAKSYKSILPYFLSLIISLPAFSQVIAPTAPSGAGPTSTGAQGVPQSGPRGTGTTGTGNTQSGPGGQQGTGQQGANQQGGNQQQGNQQQGNDGQGGDKGKNAANQNGQNSEGGEQSKINTSTSTTLTPEEQAKEAMRQKIYGYSIFADKNLAPIPDLQIVTPTTYVVGPGDEMKIYLYNYAESTYEVVVNKDGFISIPRVGNVMVAGRTIEEIRKILIDKFAKFVPGMLGGGGETARTKLMVTLGEVRSVKVFVTGEVINPGTYTVSSLSSAFNALYQAGGPNEIGSFREIRVVRQGKVVSKMDIYDYLVNGKIDGDIRVQENDNIVVGYYLKRAEIAGMVKRPGIYELTPEEKLGDVLRYSGGFNDKAYRARLKIQRITSRERKILDVPETQYDTFEMATGDSITVETVLDRYENIVTIQGAVMRPGEYSLDNSPTLKQLIENAQGMREDAFVGRVNVLRTREDLTIQTIPINYTDVLNGVTPDLVLTRLDEVIVPSRFEMAETAFVSVEGEVNNTKIGENEGKFPYTTDMTLEDVLVQAGGLKESAYTSEIEVVRRKRNSVAGAANAQISEVYKFNVNRDLSLNAKATNFVLFPFDQVIVRKSPNYVEQQTVFVEGEVLVNGPYTIINKNDKISDIIKRAGGLTELAYPEGATLLRRTVVKNLDEPVDYEQVQQTEKRIKSGTLTGDLPNVKEEKIGIVLKNILKNPGSFEDLVVQEGDIIRIPKRLETVQVTGSVLYPTTVKYGKGMNFTDYISQSGGFTVQSLRKSSYIKYPNGNIDRTRRFLFFNVYPKVQPGSEIFVPTRAAPALNPQQTIATATGLLGSVMSLILAVLAFRSIN is encoded by the coding sequence ATGAACAGATCCAGGTTGGCTAAAAGTTATAAATCTATACTTCCCTATTTCCTGAGTTTAATCATTTCGTTACCCGCTTTTTCACAGGTCATTGCTCCAACGGCCCCTTCGGGAGCTGGTCCTACGTCGACCGGCGCGCAAGGTGTTCCGCAATCGGGCCCGAGAGGCACGGGCACTACCGGCACGGGTAACACGCAATCGGGCCCCGGCGGCCAGCAAGGCACCGGCCAGCAGGGTGCCAATCAGCAGGGAGGCAACCAGCAGCAGGGGAATCAGCAGCAGGGAAATGATGGCCAGGGAGGCGATAAAGGCAAAAATGCCGCCAACCAGAACGGCCAGAATAGCGAAGGTGGTGAGCAAAGCAAGATTAACACCAGCACCAGCACCACCCTCACCCCGGAAGAGCAGGCCAAAGAAGCCATGCGCCAGAAGATCTACGGTTATTCCATTTTCGCAGATAAAAATCTGGCACCAATCCCTGATTTACAGATCGTTACACCTACCACTTATGTAGTAGGCCCCGGCGATGAGATGAAAATCTACCTGTACAACTACGCCGAAAGCACTTATGAGGTGGTCGTCAACAAGGACGGTTTCATCAGCATTCCGCGTGTTGGTAATGTGATGGTCGCTGGCCGCACCATTGAAGAGATCAGAAAAATCCTGATTGATAAATTTGCCAAATTCGTGCCGGGAATGCTCGGCGGCGGCGGCGAAACGGCCCGTACCAAACTGATGGTAACCCTCGGCGAAGTGCGTTCGGTAAAAGTATTTGTAACCGGAGAAGTAATCAACCCCGGAACGTACACAGTATCATCGCTTTCTTCCGCTTTTAATGCGCTTTATCAGGCCGGCGGACCTAACGAAATTGGATCTTTCCGCGAAATCCGGGTAGTACGCCAAGGCAAGGTAGTATCGAAAATGGACATTTACGACTACCTGGTAAACGGCAAGATCGACGGCGACATCCGCGTGCAGGAAAACGATAACATCGTGGTAGGCTACTACCTGAAACGCGCCGAAATTGCAGGAATGGTGAAACGCCCGGGTATTTATGAACTGACGCCCGAAGAAAAGCTGGGAGACGTACTTCGCTACTCCGGTGGATTTAACGACAAAGCTTACCGCGCACGCTTGAAAATCCAACGCATTACCTCGCGCGAACGCAAAATCCTCGACGTACCTGAAACACAATATGATACATTCGAGATGGCGACCGGGGACTCCATTACCGTAGAAACCGTGCTCGACCGCTACGAAAACATCGTGACGATCCAGGGAGCGGTAATGCGCCCGGGTGAATACTCGCTCGACAACAGCCCGACTTTAAAGCAACTCATCGAAAATGCACAAGGCATGCGTGAAGACGCTTTTGTAGGCCGTGTGAATGTGCTGCGCACCCGTGAAGACCTTACCATCCAGACCATCCCCATTAACTACACCGACGTGCTGAACGGCGTAACGCCCGACCTCGTACTCACACGCCTTGACGAAGTAATCGTTCCGTCGCGTTTCGAAATGGCTGAAACGGCGTTCGTGAGCGTGGAAGGTGAAGTTAACAACACCAAAATCGGTGAAAACGAAGGAAAATTCCCCTACACGACCGACATGACGCTCGAAGACGTACTCGTGCAGGCCGGTGGTTTGAAAGAATCGGCTTACACTTCCGAAATCGAGGTGGTACGCCGTAAAAGAAACTCGGTGGCCGGTGCAGCGAATGCGCAGATTTCGGAGGTCTATAAGTTCAATGTAAACCGCGACCTATCCCTGAATGCGAAAGCGACCAATTTCGTCCTGTTCCCATTCGACCAGGTAATCGTTCGCAAATCGCCTAATTATGTGGAGCAGCAAACGGTATTTGTAGAAGGCGAAGTGCTGGTGAACGGCCCTTACACCATTATCAACAAAAACGACAAGATCAGCGATATTATCAAAAGAGCCGGCGGCCTTACCGAGCTGGCATATCCGGAAGGAGCGACCCTCCTGCGTCGCACGGTTGTGAAAAACCTCGACGAGCCGGTAGATTACGAGCAGGTGCAGCAAACTGAAAAGCGGATCAAATCAGGCACGCTTACAGGCGACCTGCCGAACGTGAAAGAAGAGAAAATTGGTATTGTATTGAAAAATATCCTGAAAAACCCGGGATCGTTTGAAGACCTCGTGGTGCAGGAAGGTGATATCATCCGTATTCCGAAACGTCTGGAAACCGTTCAGGTGACTGGCTCGGTGTTGTACCCAACTACCGTGAAATACGGCAAAGGCATGAACTTTACGGATTACATTTCGCAATCGGGTGGTTTTACGGTGCAATCGCTCAGAAAGAGCTCATATATCAAATACCCGAACGGCAATATCGACCGCACAAGAAGATTCCTGTTTTTCAATGTGTACCCGAAAGTACAGCCGGGATCGGAGATTTTCGTTCCAACAAGAGCCGCTCCTGCGCTTAACCCGCAACAAACTATTGCTACCGCTACCGGTTTGCTAGGTTCGGTAATGTCATTGATTTTAGCAGTATTGGCTTTCCGTTCAATTAACTAA